The following are encoded together in the Jaculus jaculus isolate mJacJac1 chromosome 3, mJacJac1.mat.Y.cur, whole genome shotgun sequence genome:
- the LOC101617382 gene encoding olfactory receptor 151, producing MAAENYSTVTEFIIGGLTNRPELQLPLFLLFLGIYVVTMVGNLGMISLIGLNTQLHTPMYFFLSNLSLVDLCYSSIITPKMLINFMTQKNIISYVGCMSQLYFFLVFVIAECYMLTVMAYDRYVAICHPLLYNIIMSHALCSLLVALVYIIGLIGSTIETGLMVKLHYCEVLISHYFCDILPLMKLSCSSTYDVEITVFFLAGFNIIVTSLTVLVSYAFILFSILHISSIEGRSKAFSTCSSHLAAVGLFYGSTAFMYLKPSTATSLAQENVASVFYTTVIPMLNPLIYSLRNKEVKSALHKTLRRKLL from the coding sequence ATGGCAGCAGAAAATTACTCCACAGTGACAGAGTTCATTATTGGAGGCTTGACAAACCGGCCAGAGCTCCAGctgcccctcttcctcctcttcctgggAATCTATGTggtcaccatggtggggaacttgGGCATGATCTCCTTGATTGGTCTCAACACACAGCTTCACacccccatgtacttcttcctcagcAACTTGTCCCTCGTGGATCTCTGCTACTCTTCCATCATTACTCCTAAAATGCTCATCAACTTCATGACACAGAAAAACATCATCTCCTATGTGGGGTGCATGTCTCAGCTCTACTTCTTCCTTGTTTTTGTCATTGCTGAGTGCTACATGCTCACAGTGATGGCCTATGATCGCTATGTGGCCATCTGCCACCCTTTGCTTTACAACATCATCATGTCTCATGCCCTCTGCTCCCTGCTGGTGGCACTGGTCTATATCATAGGGCTCATTGGCTCAACAATAGAGACTGGCCTCATGGTAAAACTGCACTATTGTGAGGTCCTCATCAGCCACTACTTCTGTGACATCCTCCCGCTCATGAAGCTATCCTGCTCTAGCACCTATGATGTGGAGATAACGGTCTTCTTTTTAGCTGGATTCAACATCATTGTCACCAGTTTAACAGTCCTGGTTTCCTATGCCTTCATCCTGTTTAGCATCCTCCACATCAGCTCCATAGAAGGCAGGTCCAAAGCCTTCAGCACATGCAGCTCCCACCTTGCAGCTGTGGGGTTGTtctatggatccactgcattcaTGTACCTAAAGCCCTCCACAGCCACTTCCCTAGCCCAGGAGAATGTGGCTTCTGTGTTCTACACCACCGTGATCCCCATGCTCAACCCCCTGATCTACAGTCTAAGGAACAAGGAGGTGAAGTCAGCCCTGCACAAAACACTGAGGAGAAAACTACTGTGA